Genomic window (Vigna unguiculata cultivar IT97K-499-35 chromosome 10, ASM411807v1, whole genome shotgun sequence):
tattaatgaACCAGAAAAAGAAATACGTTCCACTTCCAAGTGAATGTTAAAtgaataactaaaaatatataaaattatacattaatatatatatatatatatatatatatatatatatatatatatatataagtaaagataattaTAGGTCATATTGTAATATCacttaatataaaaagtaaatttatatttattaataataaagtgaaataattgaaaaaagaaaaataattattaatcaatggaaaaaataacagatagaataattttatagaaaatatataaaataactattagtctttaaaaaaaatagattgtaAAAGATAAATTAGGAATAAGTAATTATAGACACAAgaaaatttcttaatatataactaatatataactaatgtagtgaaatgaatgaaaaaataaaaaaactgttgatgaaaaaaaaataaaagataaaaagttttataaaagaatgtaaaagtaatccttaattttaaaaattttaacaaataattatattttaaaaaagaaatattggaattatgaaatatcGATAGAAAATCTTCCTTagatataattatagattataaatatgttaggatatctttcttttcctttactCCCTCTTCCATTTttactctttctctttttcaattttttgtaacttttgtataatttttatctttatacacaattataatatatatatatatatatttattatgagaaaatatttaattttagaactgtaactattttatttattttattaatatatttatattattctaacattattattattataatataaagatATTATGATcattagaaatttaaatttataatatatatatatatatatatatatatatattttatacttataatttttataatttttatatatagatatacaaTTAATcgtaactattttattatttaaaagtatatttatattatgctattattctattttttttaataatattattctaattataattgttagtatttaattttattaaaatataaaaacgaTAGATATCTCCTCTTTTACTTAGTGATGATAGTAAAGTTACTTTTACTTTCTAGCTCTAAAACAatctctttcttttcattttgtgtctcttcttctccctcttttaacttttagtttatatatatatatatatatatatatatatatatatatatatatatatatatttatatatattgtatttacctagtctaaattatattattgttgttatatcTAAAATGGTCTAACAAGTATGAGATCCAAGTGTGAgatttatatgaaatattaacACTCTTAAAATCaggaaaatataatatttatgatgATATAAACAAAATCTAGATTATAATAAAGTgaatctaattaaaatatttgttaatctattattatatcttgagtttatcttatttgttattattttctacaaactAATAGGCTCACAAATACTTATAAATACCCTCTATCACATGGAGTAATCTAACTCAATGTTAATTGTATATTTAAAGACacttaaaatatactttttattgaCTTGAGTGATAGAGTCTTTTGGGCAAATTGAAGTTCAGAAACAAGTCGGCGACAAGTTTAACAATCTCATATCAATTAGAGTCTTTTGGATATCTCGAAGCTCAGATACAAGTTGACGACAAGTCTAACTACTTCGGATCAATCCAGCAATTTTTTGGTAAGAAtggatatatatttattgaaaatctttttatgaaaatgcttgttttgaaaagttttaagaaTACGCATTATAAAGTGTGATGTCTAATGGGATGGAATAATCCATGAAGGGTagaattatcattttaatattatgatCATATTTGAAAGTTAGTTGAAAAATTATGCCCATgtcaaaattatttgaaaaagcaCCATTGACATAATTCCTAACAATGCATTAtggaaaacatattaaaatgtgtaattcgaataatattttcttattctaGAATGGTTGAAAAAACacttaatacttttattatttgcaAGAACATTAAATGTATTCATGATaacctttaaaaaataatttaatgtctGCGTTCACTCGGTGTTGCATAATAGAATAGGTCAAATACCAAAGTCTAGTCTAAGATCAAACGTTGCCACGTCGCATGCTTCTTTGAAATTCTccaaaaaatattcaaacaagTGTTTCATCTTTCAATTTCTAACAAGAACTAGTCTTCTTCTAAGGGATCCTTCCACTTAATCATTATATATCTTCCTTTAAATTTCCTTTTCAAACTTGCTCATTGACCACTTCATATCTTTTGTCGCAGATCATgtttgttataatatatatctaaAGTATCAATCAAAGAACACACATGTACCCCCCACAAGCCAAAGTGCAATAAACTTTCACAAGATATTGAAAGGTCAAAATCTACATCCATCAACTTCTTGATAATCTTTCAAAGTTGAAATCATGCAAAATCAACAACAAGGTATCATCAACCCTAAGTATTGTGCTCCACATAATGTTGACCTAGCAATCGTGAGAAAGGTATTAACGTTAGCTGATAGTTTTTCCGTCACCGACGTTAATGGCAAAATGATCTTCAACCTAAGTTCCTCTCTCATGACCCGCCAGGACCACCGTGTCTTGCTTGACGCCGCCGGCGAACCCGTCGTCACACTACGCCGGAAGGTTCGATAATCTATAGACCcttttatttcatatctttaTTTCTCTTCTTCCTTGTTCATGCTATTTCTTGGATAATTCTTTTCCAAAGAGTTTTATGAAACGATTCGaatttgtttatgtagatgacgaCAACTCATGATCGGTGGCAAGTTTTTCGAGGTGAAAGCATGGAGATGAAAGATTTGATCTTTAGCGTAAAGAGATCGTCGTTTTTTCAGTTAAAGACAAAATTGGATGTGTTCTTAGCGAACAATACTAAAGAACAAGTTTGTGACTTTAAGGTAAAAGGAAGCTGGTTCGAGCGATCTTGTGTTGTTAATGCTGGTGAATCTCTAACCATTGTTGCCCAGGTGAACCTTTTGCTCTTTTCCTAtgtattacaaatataaaattttaatgttcgAGGAACTATGTTAATCACATAATCTCAGACTTTGTAATTGCAACATAATGTTTTCTTAGTATTAAAATTATGTCTGAAAGTTGAATTTGAATGTGATTGCAGATGCATAAGAAGCACACTGCTCAAAGCATTGCGTTTGGGAAAGATAATTTCATGGTTACAGTGTATCCAAACACTGACTATGCATTCATAGTGGCACTGATTCTGATTCTGGACGAAATTAACCAAGACAAGAGACAATCTTAGAATTGATTATTAATGTTCAGATTTTTGGGTTCTCTAGTTTTCATCAAAATGTTCATTCAAGACAAAAATTGTGACATAAGAAGAGTAGTCTCAATTCCTTGCCGTCCTGTATTTGCTTTTAATATATTCGTATTTCTATTAGTTTATTTTCTCTCTGGATATAAACATGaaattcacaaaaacaaaagtttgCTTACGTTATATTTACAACtactatagaaaaaaaattatttttttaattaaaatgaaaactatttaaaagccaaaataaa
Coding sequences:
- the LOC114167505 gene encoding protein LURP-one-related 15-like isoform X2, which encodes MQNQQQGIINPKYCAPHNVDLAIVRKDHRVLLDAAGEPVVTLRRKMTTTHDRWQVFRGESMEMKDLIFSVKRSSFFQLKTKLDVFLANNTKEQVCDFKVKGSWFERSCVVNAGESLTIVAQMHKKHTAQSIAFGKDNFMVTVYPNTDYAFIVALILILDEINQDKRQS
- the LOC114167505 gene encoding protein LURP-one-related 15-like isoform X1, with the protein product MQNQQQGIINPKYCAPHNVDLAIVRKVLTLADSFSVTDVNGKMIFNLSSSLMTRQDHRVLLDAAGEPVVTLRRKMTTTHDRWQVFRGESMEMKDLIFSVKRSSFFQLKTKLDVFLANNTKEQVCDFKVKGSWFERSCVVNAGESLTIVAQMHKKHTAQSIAFGKDNFMVTVYPNTDYAFIVALILILDEINQDKRQS